In Macrobrachium rosenbergii isolate ZJJX-2024 chromosome 49, ASM4041242v1, whole genome shotgun sequence, the following are encoded in one genomic region:
- the LOC136832338 gene encoding putative ankyrin repeat protein RF_0381 — protein sequence MEPRRRNVFAKYEKGNTALHTAVKSNDAKLVRKLIRDGATVNIQNEDKETALHLATIKGNTCIMEMLIGAGANMYNINNLGRTGAHHAAFFGQLDVIKVLLKAGLDVNFKNQEENTLLHLAAGKDHRELVQLLISEGAKVDAKNNIGNTALHLVAKYNSVSVVQKLIRSGATVDAQNNRGQTPLHLATNRGHMRIMEILIKGGADTYNVHDRGTSAAHHVAFNGDRCVMEALLRAGLDVNFKNKKGNSLLHLAAREGKKEVVQLLISEGVEINVINNTEKLHFIVLLTLDILIL from the coding sequence ATGGAACCACGAAGAAGAAATGTTTTTGCTAAATATGAAAAAGGCAACACAGCGTTACACACAGCTGTTAAATCTAATGATGCTAAGTTAGTTAGGAAACTCATTCGAGATGGGGCCACAGTAAATATTCAGAACGAAGATAAAGAGACGGCTTTGCATCTTGCAACAATTAAGGGAAATACTTGTATAATGGAAATGCTTATTGGAGCTGGAGCTAACATGTATAATATCAACAACTTGGGCAGGACCGGTGCTCATCATGCAGCTTTTTTTGGGCAACTTGATGTTATCAAGGTTCTTTTGAAGGCAGGGCTTGACGTAAACTTCAAAAACCAAGAAGAAAACACTTTGCTTCATTTAGCAGCCGGTAAAGATCACAGAGAATTAGTACAACTCTTGATCAGTGAAGGGGCAAAAGTAGATGCCAAAAATAACATAGGTAACACAGCTTTACATTTAGTTGCTAAATATAACAGTGTTAGTGTAGTTCAGAAACTTATTCGGTCTGGGGCTACAGTAGATGCTCAGAACAATCGTGGACAAACACCTTTGCATCTTGCAACAAATAGGGGACATATGCGTATAATGGAAATACTTATCAAAGGTGGAGCTGATACATATAATGTCCATGATCGGGGCACTTCGGCTGCTCATCATGTGGCTTTTAATGGGGACCGGTGTGTTATGGAGGCTCTTTTAAGGGCAGGGCTTGATGtaaacttcaaaaacaaaaaaggaaattcattacTTCACTTGGCAGCCCGAGAAGGTAAAAAAGAAGTAGTGCAACTCCTGATCAGTGAAGGTGTGGAAATAAATGTTATCAATAATACAGAAAAACTCCACTTCATCGTGCTGCTTACCTTGGACATACTGATATTGTAA
- the LOC136832111 gene encoding uncharacterized protein, with product MLLKAQPEVRTPTDGLSFMHEAARGNRLHTIQTVFTDFRHTFEPQSLHRGCSVAECASAAGGCDSTWWLRKQVTTDVGICGPSTSNLDYSKERYEVSGSDVIERAGKEGWWDSSWLKKSVIDGQIELHYMDEEGDTALHAAVKGGNRDTVKNLITVGALLVARNHQSLTPVDIADKMGISLQKYLPYKSKTPLDSRIASQLYSDLLSVITQTVSIDVADIRIHGSRRKHGKNVDILAQEWKLQVTKIVSRLLAWGVPHERLGSCDRLILPVAITTNNRILLPMLLAAGFPLTTTDSGLGIVQLAWLTPDITIWVGMVVTRAVINTLKCEHKMLTMRQDEAGEDSCLLNLTRILIQGVNNLILEDLSGEKPWEAQFRSPDAVSLTQLYITACRYGATLTAWYIWKAGGSNYDRELPYNCTSLEAALSGGHFSTAFRLVLDMDANPFLKNKEGELLISLFPEESHFTGKLYLLEVMLGKDYRTLDKMVEKFKDDDDKRDLQQVILLLMLLFLQYTTGGGSISPNRWKSFLGLVLKAYERVNKPETLYSSRRWMLSLSNVLVNEGVNGTKFKKAENIKSKILDIKKDIRLQKIRQKLDLDSTGDYFYVLFSTLEINFRETEIPRPENLISDGDLNVLKLKSLKMCCEKPLALFLHLLTSLTSLNLESILNEVCKSRPLHHAAKSGNSSAVAYLLECGASPFSKDRSDILPIQYSAMFGHKKTGDILISKLTTDSEKDKQKELQKTYSRYYDKYLDSYGLKRVDTGKSRRLNIQTYEQLLTSRFDHIKEQLEKKGVDKFSTEHHVSYTDGESREIKDAVAQFLSLLKDKISSKKKDFEGDIEFVGSSVDNVRLYCPDEYDCNLLLRTVSAYPNGGLKAKLINLEEKKTIEYGHKQSLKAHPATEDLKSLMKGTRFLDDFYSIARESLTEMDLTGDKLKIMLPGIKRTQVGINLSFLWLGTEYPMLFIDIDFVPTVRAPWPEGLPKPNCSLNTCHLEEVYLNNVGKGEWRLSFGPTETKIMRGLSVNKRDVFLVCKMILAAFKTENWVPVEIKNKFMYWDSRMFSLHSKGGFALKNCFFQELEKVTNEEEWARENLLKRAQSVFERMCLIEERSPVVGDMQVNCPVVYPKPVKAYFGGDTEKASVYLCAPEIVKFLRGMNTNFNVRDLNT from the exons ATGCTGCTAAAGGCTCAACCTGAGGTGCGCACACCAACAGATGGCTTGTCTTTCATGCATGAGGCAGCGAGGGGGAATAGGCTTCACACAATTCAAACTGTCTTCACAGATTTTCGCCATACATTTGAGCCTCAGTCATTACACCGTGGTTGCAGTGTAGCAGAGTGTGCTAGTGCTGCTGGTGGCTGTGATAGTACGTGGTGGCTAAGAAAACAAGTGACTACAGATGTTGGGATATGTGGTCCCTCCACCAGTAATCTG GATTACAGCAAGGAACGCTATGAAGTGAGTGGATCAGATGTTATCGAGAGAGCCGGAAAGGAAGGTTGGTGGGATTCTTCATGGTTGAAGAAAAGTGTAATTGACGGACAGATAGAACTGCATTACATGGATGAAGAGGGGGACACTGCCCTTCATGCAGCTGTAAAAGGTGGTAACAGAGATACAGTGAAAAACCTGATCACGGTTGGAGCGCTCTTGGTAGCCCGAAACCATCAGAGCTTGACGCCAGTAGACATTGCCGACAAAATGGGCATAAGTTTGCAGAAGTATCTGCCCTACAAGTCAAAAACACCG CTTGACAGCAGAATAGCTTCACAACTGTACTCTGATCTGCTGAGTGTCATTACCCAAACTGTTAGTATTGATGTTGCTGACATCAGAATACATGGCTCTCGTAGAAAACATGGGAAAAATGTTGACATATTGGCACAGGAATGGAAACTACAGGTCACAAAGATTGTGAGTAGGTTGCTGGCCTGGGGAGTACCTCATGAACGTCTAGGAAGCTGTGACAGGCTCATACTGCCTGTGGCCATTACAACAAATAACAGGATTTTGCTACCAATGCTCTTGGCTGCTGGGTTTCCACTTACCACTACAGACTCAGGACTAGGTATTGTCCAGTTAGCATGGCTAACTCCCGACATTACCATTTGGGTTGGAATGGTAGTAACAAGG GCTGTCATCAATACCCTCAAGTGCGAACATAAAATGCTCACGATGCGGCAAGATGAAGCTGGGGAAGATTCTTGTTTGCTTAACTTGACAAGAATTCTGATTCAAGGTGTGAACAATCTGATACTTGAAGATTTGTCTGGAGAGAAGCCTTGGGAAGCTCAGTTTAGGAGTCCAGATGCTGTTTCATTGACACAGCTGTACATAACAGCATGCAGATACGGTGCTACCTTAACAGCATGGTACATCTGGAAGGCAGGTGGAAGCAACTATGATAGAGAACTGCCTTATAATTGTACATCTTTAGAAGCAGCCCTGTCTGGAGGGCACTTCTCAACTGCGTTTCGCCTAGTCCTAGATATGGATGCTAATCCGTTTCTTAAGAATAAAGAGGGTGAACTTCTCATCAGTTTGTTTCCTGAAGAGTCACATTTTACTGGAAAGTTATATCTCTTGGAG GTGATGTTGGGAAAGGATTATCGAACCCTTGATAAAATGGTGGAGAAATTCAAAGATGACGATGATAAACGAGATCTTCAGCAAGTCATCCTTTTACTTATGCTGCTTTTTCTTCAGTATACCACCGGTGGCGGCTCGATTAGTCCTAACAGATGGAAATCCTTCCTTGGCTTAGTGTTGAAGGCATACGAAAGGGTAAATAAGCCAGAGACTTTGTATTCATCCCGTAGGTGGATGCTTTCTCTCAGCAATGTTCTTGTAAATGAGGGAGTTAACGGAACCAAATTTAAGAAGGCTGAAAATATTAAGTCAAAGATTTTGGATATAAAGAAAGACATTAGACTTCAAAAAATTCGACAGAAACTTGATTTAGACAGTACAGGTGATTATTTCTATGTTCTTTTTTCTACACTGGAAATTAATTTTCGCGAAACTGAGATTCCAAGACCTGAAAACTTAATTTCTGATGGAGATCTAAACGTTTTGAAACTTAAGTCCTTGAAAATGTGCTGTGAAAAACCTTTGGcattatttttacatcttttgaCATCACTTACAAGTCTTAATCTCGAGAGTATACTGAATGAAGTATGCAAATCTCGACCCCTCCACCATGCGGCTAAAAGTGGGAATTCTTCGGCTGTTGCATATTTGCTAGAGTGTGGTGCATCTCCTTTTAGTAAAGATCGCTCAGACATTTTGCCCATTCAGTATTCTGCCATGTTTGGTCACAAGAAAACAGGAGATATCCTCATCAGCAAACTGACAACAGACAGTGAAAAGGACAAACAAAAGGAATTACAAAAAACTTACTCACGATATTATGATAAGTATCTAGACTCTTATGGCCTCAAGCGTGTTGACACTGGAAAATCAAGACGTCTAAATATTCAGACTTATGAGCAATTGCTTACTAGCCGTTTTGATCATATCAAGGAGCAATTAGAAAAGAAAGGTGTAGACAAATTCTCTACAGAACACCACGTCAGCTACACAGATGGTGAGTCTCGTGAAATCAAAGATGCTGTAGCTCAGTTCCTCTCGTTATTGAAGGACAAAATATCTTCaaagaagaaggattttgaagGAGATATAGAATTTGTTGGGAGTTCTGTAGATAATGTTCGCTTATATTGTCCAGATGAGTACGACTGTAATCTTCTTTTGAGGACAGTCAGTGCTTATCCAAATGGAGGGTTGAAGGCTAAACTTATAAACCTTGAAGAAAAAAAGACCATAGAGTATGGCCATAAACAATCTTTGAAAGCGCACCCAGCCACCGAAGATCTCAAAAGTTTGATGAAAGGAACCCGTTTTTTAGATGATTTCTATAGTATTGCCAGGGAATCTTTGACTGAAATGGACTTGACTGGTGACAAGTTAAAGATAATGTTGCCAGGAATAAAGCGAACGCAAGTTGGTATAAATTTATCTTTCCTGTGGTTAGGTACCGAATACCCTATGCTCTTCATAGACATAGATTTCGTTCCTACTGTAAGAGCACCATGGCCAGAGGGTCTTCCAAAGCCCAACTGCAGTCTAAACACCTGTCACCTGGAGGAGGTTTATTTGAATAATGTTGGTAAAGGTGAATGGAGACTATCATTTGGTCCTACAGAAACAAAGATTATGAGAGGTCTGAGTGTCAACAAGAGAGATGTTTTTCTGGTTTGCAAGATGATCTTGGCTGCTTTCAAAACGGAGAATTGGGTTCCCGTTGAAATAAAGAACAAGTTTATGTATTGGGACAGCCGGATGTTTTCTCTCCACTCAAAAGGAGGCTTTGCTCTAAAGAACTGTTTTTTCCAGGAACTTGAAAAAGTTACTAATGAAGAGGAATGGGCTAGGGA